The Saxibacter everestensis genome has a window encoding:
- a CDS encoding SRPBCC family protein — protein sequence MAVSFECSTRSTLSQQRLFDLSRDIDVHVDSMSDSGERAVAGVQKGLIGAGQQVTWRAWHFGLPLRMTSKITEMHEPDSFTDEQVRGPFRYFRHIHEVHPDGSGSVLIDRVSFAAPFGVLGRIVERLVLGSYIRRLIEKRNRFLRGVDDY from the coding sequence ATGGCGGTCAGTTTCGAATGCAGCACCCGATCGACGCTCAGCCAGCAACGTCTCTTCGACCTCAGCCGGGACATCGATGTCCATGTTGATTCCATGTCGGACTCGGGCGAGAGAGCAGTGGCCGGCGTGCAGAAGGGACTCATCGGAGCGGGCCAGCAGGTCACTTGGCGCGCCTGGCACTTCGGTCTGCCACTGCGAATGACGAGCAAGATCACCGAGATGCACGAGCCGGACTCGTTCACAGATGAGCAGGTTCGCGGGCCGTTTCGATACTTCCGGCACATTCACGAAGTCCATCCCGACGGAAGCGGGTCTGTGCTGATCGACCGGGTGTCGTTCGCCGCTCCGTTCGGGGTGCTCGGTCGAATCGTCGAACGTCTGGTCCTCGGCAGCTATATCCGCCGCCTGATCGAGAAGCGCAACCGGTTTCTCCGGGGCGTCGACGACTACTGA
- a CDS encoding MFS transporter produces MPNYVLRGVGDVVAYIDSRPKIVGRAGVIWWLALGGLFLDAFSNSALSAGLGTMTGDLELSATQVAVLTSLASWVAIAFNPIGGWMADKWGRIPPLVLAKALALVGAALAALAPTFEFVLVGRFFVGAAYGIDFAIAMALLAEFTPARFKSRLNTWQGIWYTAVSTNLLLAIAFYNLGVGEAIWRWAVGSAGVFALLMLLLQATLMVESPTWLARKGYLERATTSMRKIYAEDFTAAPVEDRLPILNQATRGFANVALIFRGSYLRRTVLAATVQIGQSIQYFAVGWYLPIISLSLFGKDFIVATVGSLVFNLFGIIGGFMSPVIGKKFGLRKASAAGFGVVFVILVILGLGFDSLPLWLAFVLPSLFILFHSGGPGANGKSLSSLSFRSELRASANGVIGALGSVGAALGLLVFPILKEDLGLGPTFLILSVVPLAAFIICSVIKWDPTRAAISPDEELDAPQFKADRAVTFESAGK; encoded by the coding sequence GTGCCAAACTACGTTCTCAGAGGCGTCGGAGACGTCGTCGCATACATTGATTCACGCCCGAAGATAGTCGGCCGGGCGGGGGTGATCTGGTGGCTCGCACTGGGCGGCCTGTTCCTGGACGCCTTCTCGAACTCTGCGCTGAGCGCGGGTTTGGGCACAATGACCGGCGATCTCGAATTGAGCGCAACCCAGGTCGCAGTGCTTACCTCGCTGGCGTCGTGGGTGGCCATCGCCTTCAACCCCATCGGCGGCTGGATGGCGGACAAGTGGGGCCGGATTCCGCCCCTGGTTCTCGCGAAGGCGTTGGCACTTGTCGGTGCCGCGTTGGCCGCACTCGCTCCGACGTTCGAGTTCGTTTTGGTCGGCCGGTTCTTTGTCGGGGCCGCCTACGGCATCGACTTCGCCATCGCCATGGCGCTGCTGGCGGAATTCACGCCGGCCAGATTCAAGAGCCGGCTGAACACCTGGCAGGGAATCTGGTACACGGCGGTGAGCACCAACCTGCTGCTGGCTATCGCCTTCTACAATCTCGGCGTCGGTGAGGCAATCTGGCGCTGGGCAGTCGGCTCGGCCGGGGTTTTTGCCCTGCTGATGCTCCTGCTGCAGGCAACACTGATGGTCGAAAGTCCTACCTGGCTGGCGCGGAAGGGCTACCTTGAACGGGCGACCACTTCGATGAGGAAGATCTATGCCGAGGACTTCACCGCGGCACCGGTCGAGGACCGGCTGCCGATCCTGAATCAGGCGACCAGGGGCTTTGCCAATGTCGCGCTGATCTTTAGAGGCAGCTATCTGCGCCGAACGGTGCTCGCAGCAACGGTCCAGATCGGGCAGTCCATCCAGTACTTCGCCGTCGGCTGGTATCTGCCTATCATCAGCCTCTCGCTGTTCGGCAAGGACTTCATCGTCGCCACTGTCGGGTCTCTCGTGTTCAACCTCTTCGGCATCATCGGCGGCTTCATGTCGCCCGTGATCGGAAAGAAGTTTGGCCTCCGAAAGGCATCCGCGGCTGGATTCGGAGTGGTTTTCGTCATCCTGGTCATTCTTGGGCTTGGATTCGACTCGCTTCCACTGTGGCTGGCATTCGTTCTTCCCTCGCTGTTCATCCTCTTCCACTCGGGTGGCCCAGGGGCCAATGGCAAGAGCTTGTCGTCGCTTTCGTTCCGCAGCGAATTACGCGCCAGCGCAAATGGTGTCATCGGAGCGCTAGGCAGTGTCGGCGCGGCCCTCGGTCTGCTCGTTTTCCCGATCCTGAAGGAAGACCTTGGGCTTGGCCCGACATTCCTGATCCTGTCGGTAGTGCCACTCGCCGCGTTCATCATCTGCTCTGTCATCAAGTGGGATCCCACCCGTGCGGCGATCAGCCCGGATGAGGAGCTCGATGCTCCGCAGTTCAAAGCGGATCGGGCGGTCACGTTTGAATCCGCCGGTAAATAG
- a CDS encoding IclR family transcriptional regulator, producing the protein MAQKVTGGVQSVERAFELLELITNAGGEVTLSELSTFTDLPLPTIHRLLRTLVSLGYARQLPNRRYSLGPSLIRLGEVANKQLGSLARPQLKMLVDALGETANMAILDSDMVVYIAQVPSPHSMRMFTEVGRRAHLHDTGVGKAILAQLDDDTVRNIVTHAGMPTPTPNSIGNVNDLMTDLGQIRERGYSIDEEEQELGVRCFSMAVPGSPTPMAISVSGPVSRVDDKFSAQAVPLLRQAAKTIAEDLTLKV; encoded by the coding sequence ATGGCCCAGAAAGTCACCGGCGGTGTGCAATCGGTCGAGCGCGCGTTCGAGCTTCTTGAACTCATTACCAACGCCGGCGGCGAAGTCACGCTGAGCGAGCTCTCCACCTTCACCGACCTGCCACTTCCGACCATCCACAGACTGCTGCGCACCCTGGTCTCGCTGGGCTACGCCCGGCAGCTGCCCAATCGACGGTACTCGCTGGGGCCGAGCCTGATCCGGCTTGGCGAGGTGGCGAACAAACAGCTGGGTTCACTCGCCCGGCCGCAGCTGAAGATGCTTGTCGATGCGCTGGGTGAAACCGCCAACATGGCGATCCTCGACTCCGACATGGTGGTGTACATCGCTCAGGTGCCCTCACCGCACTCGATGCGGATGTTCACCGAAGTCGGCCGCCGCGCGCACTTGCACGACACCGGCGTGGGCAAAGCCATCCTGGCCCAGCTGGACGACGACACAGTACGCAACATCGTGACGCACGCCGGCATGCCGACTCCGACGCCGAACAGCATCGGCAACGTCAATGACCTGATGACCGACCTCGGGCAGATTCGCGAGCGCGGTTACTCGATCGACGAGGAGGAGCAGGAGCTTGGCGTCCGATGCTTCTCGATGGCGGTGCCGGGCTCTCCCACTCCGATGGCGATCTCGGTGTCCGGCCCGGTCTCGAGGGTCGATGACAAGTTCTCAGCCCAGGCTGTCCCATTGCTTCGCCAGGCAGCGAAGACCATCGCCGAAGACCTCACACTCAAGGTCTGA
- a CDS encoding FGGY family carbohydrate kinase, with the protein MSIPAILSVDEGTTGTRAAWVTADGSVHGTEYRPLGVSSPRAGVVEQDANLILSRTIDACRTVIARASAEDVHLVGMAIASQRCTAVLWDLQTGTAIVPAMVWQDSRYAEELAARGPAWDDFLIPRVGRATGVRSPYLWAAHHLRETAEVAEAYRDKRLGFGTIDTWLLWSLTRERTYATTSTNATSSGAYRLADHSYQSSWIEELGFPADLLPELRQDADHLGTTDSERLGISVPVLAAIGDQHAGTLGLGCLRQGQAMCVHGTGSFVDLVTGTELPKNPGLHEGALTLTAWRRRNQSMYAVESFTATTGSALNWACGTLNWFDSAEMISTLAATVSSANGVMFIPALTGLRTPVIEPKVRASLTGMATSTTRAEVAFAILDGIAQSVATSIQSAEEVAGTPVSEVVVGGGLSASDTLVQLQADLTGLPMRRLPASDKASLRGAAFLAGSEGLLWDSLEDAVATIGEGVSFEPGTSPADRVERREAWQARVDSEVRLVRNK; encoded by the coding sequence ATGAGTATCCCGGCGATCCTGAGCGTCGACGAGGGAACAACCGGAACGCGCGCGGCGTGGGTGACGGCCGATGGCTCCGTGCATGGAACGGAGTACCGGCCGCTGGGAGTCAGCAGTCCGCGAGCCGGAGTCGTCGAGCAGGATGCAAACCTGATCCTGTCCCGGACGATCGATGCCTGCCGGACGGTTATCGCCCGTGCATCGGCGGAGGACGTTCATCTAGTCGGCATGGCCATCGCAAGTCAGCGCTGCACCGCGGTGCTTTGGGACTTACAGACTGGGACCGCGATCGTGCCGGCGATGGTGTGGCAGGACAGCCGCTACGCTGAGGAGCTCGCCGCACGCGGCCCTGCCTGGGATGATTTCCTTATTCCACGGGTCGGCCGCGCTACCGGCGTCCGTTCGCCGTACCTGTGGGCCGCGCATCACCTGCGCGAAACGGCGGAGGTTGCCGAGGCATACCGGGACAAGCGGCTCGGGTTCGGAACCATTGACACCTGGCTTCTGTGGTCGCTGACCCGAGAACGTACCTACGCCACGACATCGACCAACGCGACGTCCAGCGGAGCGTATCGCTTGGCAGACCACAGCTATCAGTCTTCGTGGATCGAGGAACTCGGGTTCCCGGCCGACCTGCTACCCGAATTACGGCAGGACGCTGATCACCTCGGCACAACCGACTCGGAAAGGCTGGGGATTTCAGTCCCGGTTTTGGCCGCAATCGGCGATCAGCACGCCGGCACACTGGGCCTTGGCTGCCTACGCCAGGGCCAGGCCATGTGCGTGCACGGCACGGGGAGCTTCGTGGATCTGGTGACGGGCACCGAACTGCCGAAGAACCCGGGACTGCATGAGGGTGCACTGACCCTCACCGCCTGGCGGAGGCGGAACCAGTCGATGTACGCGGTGGAGAGCTTCACCGCAACCACCGGATCCGCACTCAACTGGGCCTGCGGAACCCTGAACTGGTTCGACTCGGCGGAAATGATCAGCACGCTTGCAGCGACGGTTTCCAGCGCGAACGGCGTGATGTTCATCCCCGCACTCACCGGATTGCGGACCCCGGTGATCGAGCCAAAAGTCCGGGCATCGCTGACCGGTATGGCCACATCGACAACTCGCGCTGAGGTTGCGTTCGCGATCCTGGACGGCATCGCCCAGTCGGTCGCGACGAGCATCCAATCCGCCGAGGAGGTAGCCGGAACACCGGTGAGCGAAGTTGTCGTCGGCGGGGGCCTCTCTGCCAGCGACACCCTCGTCCAGCTTCAGGCCGATCTGACCGGGCTCCCGATGCGCCGCCTCCCGGCATCGGACAAAGCCAGCCTGCGGGGAGCAGCATTCCTGGCGGGATCCGAGGGGCTGCTCTGGGACTCACTGGAAGATGCTGTCGCGACCATCGGCGAAGGCGTCAGTTTTGAACCGGGAACATCGCCGGCTGATCGAGTGGAGCGACGCGAGGCCTGGCAGGCGCGTGTCGATTCCGAAGTACGTCTAGTCCGCAACAAGTAA
- a CDS encoding glycerol-3-phosphate responsive antiterminator: MLTFPDSLERAFSRNPVVAALYGREQLIKFLDSTSDVCIIANVALQDLGPLVGALSANDKFAFVNIDSCSGLAQDKGAVEYLKKIGAPGIVTTRVSLIQKANSLGMVTMQKVFVTDRSNLPRSVTAVEQSRPHLVQLMPWPVVPYIEKEELRALSPFIVGGFVAGKSDVAAALAAGAKGVSTSDIGMWVRREA; this comes from the coding sequence ATGCTCACCTTTCCGGATTCACTTGAGCGGGCGTTCAGCAGGAATCCAGTTGTTGCCGCACTCTACGGCAGGGAGCAGCTGATCAAGTTCCTTGATTCCACCTCTGATGTCTGCATCATCGCGAATGTGGCACTTCAGGATCTGGGGCCCCTGGTCGGCGCGCTGTCGGCGAACGACAAGTTTGCCTTCGTGAACATCGACAGCTGCAGTGGCCTGGCGCAGGACAAGGGAGCCGTCGAGTACCTGAAGAAAATAGGTGCTCCCGGCATCGTGACCACCAGGGTGTCGCTGATTCAGAAAGCCAACAGCCTCGGCATGGTCACGATGCAGAAGGTATTCGTCACGGACCGTTCGAACCTGCCGCGCAGCGTCACCGCGGTTGAGCAGAGCCGTCCGCACCTGGTTCAGCTAATGCCCTGGCCGGTCGTGCCGTATATCGAAAAAGAGGAACTCCGTGCGCTGTCGCCGTTCATCGTCGGCGGATTCGTTGCCGGCAAGTCGGATGTCGCGGCCGCGCTGGCTGCCGGGGCCAAGGGAGTGTCGACCAGCGACATCGGCATGTGGGTGCGCCGCGAGGCGTAG
- a CDS encoding SDR family oxidoreductase, which yields MSRIVIVGGHGKIALRLARILSSQGHHVTSLIRNPQHSGDVEATGATPAVADVEHLSTEEIAEAIASHDAVVWSAGAGGGSPERTYAVDRDAAIRSIDAAAEAGVDRYLMISYLGAGHDHGLAESDSFYPYAESKAEADDHLRRSTLTWTILGPSTLTLDAATGKIEVGTDLEPGRVSRDDVAQVAAVALESPATIGKFVGFNSGDVPIEEALRSA from the coding sequence ATGTCACGCATCGTCATCGTCGGAGGCCACGGCAAGATCGCCCTCCGGCTGGCCAGGATCCTCAGCTCACAGGGCCACCATGTCACCTCGCTGATCCGTAACCCGCAGCACAGCGGCGACGTCGAGGCCACCGGTGCGACGCCGGCGGTTGCCGATGTCGAGCATCTCTCCACCGAAGAGATCGCCGAGGCAATAGCCAGTCACGATGCCGTCGTCTGGTCCGCGGGCGCCGGTGGGGGTAGTCCGGAACGCACGTACGCCGTCGACCGAGACGCCGCCATCCGCTCGATCGACGCGGCTGCTGAGGCCGGTGTCGATCGCTACCTGATGATTTCGTACCTTGGCGCCGGCCACGACCACGGTCTGGCGGAATCTGACTCGTTCTATCCGTATGCCGAATCGAAGGCGGAAGCGGACGACCACCTGCGCCGCAGCACCCTGACCTGGACGATCCTCGGCCCGAGCACGCTCACTCTGGACGCCGCGACCGGGAAGATCGAGGTCGGCACGGACCTTGAGCCGGGCCGCGTTTCGCGTGACGATGTCGCGCAGGTCGCGGCAGTGGCGCTGGAAAGCCCCGCCACGATCGGCAAATTCGTTGGCTTCAACTCCGGCGATGTGCCGATCGAAGAGGCGCTGCGTTCGGCCTAG
- a CDS encoding putative quinol monooxygenase, translating into MSTFHQVIAHYYVKDGEARRVLALLAGLAAASRAEPANLSYDYYQGVEDPNHIVILERYVDAAGFAAHRESEHFRSIGFEQIIPLLETRQVEEYTA; encoded by the coding sequence ATGTCAACGTTTCATCAGGTTATCGCCCACTACTACGTGAAAGACGGAGAAGCTCGACGGGTTCTTGCGCTGCTTGCCGGCCTCGCCGCGGCGAGCCGTGCGGAACCTGCCAACCTGTCATACGACTACTACCAGGGAGTCGAGGACCCGAACCACATCGTGATTCTCGAGCGGTACGTGGATGCCGCCGGATTCGCGGCGCATCGCGAATCTGAGCACTTCCGCTCGATTGGGTTCGAGCAGATCATTCCGCTGCTGGAAACACGTCAGGTGGAGGAGTACACCGCCTAG
- a CDS encoding 6-phospho-beta-glucosidase yields MKMTILGGGGFRVPLVYGALLRENEEFDNPCTDVVLYDEDLDRVRKIEAVLRGQAAASADAPRVTSTDSLDEALAGTDFIFSAIRVGGLDGRSSDERSCLDHGVLGQETTGAAGLLYGLRTLPEVLRIAHRVAEICPDAWFINFTNPAGMVTEAMSAILGERVIGICDSPIGLCKRVARVLDVDPELVTFDYFGLNHLGWLGGVITGGHDLLPGLLQRPELLDRFEEGKLFGADWLRTLGAIPNEYLHYYYNTRDAIEALGHAGSSRGEFLANQQQRFYQASETGPEAAYQLWQSVRRERESTYMAESREATGGWERDQEDLKGNGYEGVALTLMRAIAQNEPAELILNVPNNGSIEGLPDDAIVEVICDVDARGPRPKSTSAPNLHQLGLMLTVKSVERDVIAAVREDDSGLAWRALGTHPLVDSTRVARALLSGH; encoded by the coding sequence ATGAAGATGACAATCCTGGGCGGCGGAGGATTCAGGGTGCCTCTGGTCTACGGCGCCCTGCTGCGCGAGAACGAGGAGTTCGACAATCCGTGCACGGATGTCGTCCTCTATGACGAAGACCTCGACCGGGTTCGGAAAATCGAGGCGGTGCTCCGCGGCCAGGCCGCGGCATCGGCCGACGCTCCCCGGGTGACGAGCACCGATTCGCTCGACGAGGCGCTGGCCGGCACCGACTTCATCTTCTCCGCCATCCGGGTAGGTGGGCTCGACGGCCGTTCGAGCGATGAGCGCAGCTGCCTCGATCACGGTGTGCTCGGTCAGGAAACCACGGGGGCAGCGGGGCTGCTTTATGGCCTGCGCACCCTGCCGGAGGTGCTTCGAATTGCGCATCGGGTAGCCGAAATCTGCCCGGACGCGTGGTTCATCAACTTCACCAACCCGGCCGGAATGGTGACCGAGGCGATGTCGGCGATCCTCGGGGAACGGGTCATCGGCATCTGCGATTCGCCCATCGGCCTGTGCAAGCGGGTCGCCCGGGTGCTTGATGTCGATCCCGAGCTGGTGACTTTCGACTATTTCGGCCTGAACCACCTCGGCTGGCTTGGCGGAGTCATCACTGGAGGACATGACCTGCTGCCGGGACTGTTGCAGAGACCAGAACTGCTGGATCGGTTCGAGGAAGGCAAGCTCTTCGGCGCCGATTGGCTGCGGACGCTGGGCGCCATCCCCAATGAGTATCTGCATTATTACTACAACACCCGAGACGCCATCGAGGCGCTTGGCCATGCGGGTTCGAGCCGCGGCGAGTTCCTGGCCAACCAGCAGCAGCGGTTCTACCAGGCGAGCGAAACCGGGCCCGAAGCGGCGTATCAGCTCTGGCAGAGCGTGCGGCGCGAACGCGAATCGACCTACATGGCGGAGAGTCGCGAGGCGACCGGCGGCTGGGAGCGGGACCAGGAAGACCTCAAGGGCAACGGCTATGAGGGAGTAGCACTGACCTTGATGCGGGCGATTGCGCAAAACGAACCCGCCGAGCTGATCCTGAACGTGCCAAACAACGGCAGCATCGAGGGGCTGCCGGACGACGCGATAGTCGAAGTGATCTGCGATGTGGACGCGCGGGGCCCCAGACCGAAATCGACCAGCGCGCCGAACCTGCATCAGCTGGGTCTGATGCTGACGGTCAAGTCGGTGGAGCGCGATGTCATCGCCGCGGTCCGGGAGGACGATTCCGGGCTGGCATGGCGCGCTCTGGGCACCCACCCGCTCGTCGATTCGACCCGCGTCGCCAGGGCGCTGCTGTCTGGGCACTGA
- a CDS encoding glycerol-3-phosphate dehydrogenase/oxidase → MIGLPSRKPQAERARLTSETPLDLRRADQIAKIDGATFDMIVVGGGITGAYTAMDAALRGYSVALLEKDDFASGTSSKSSKMIHGGLRYIEQGNLPLVRHSLLERQRLRKNAAHLVQRLPFLFPVLSRNGVFDRRLAAGFESLLWTYDLAGGWREGVLHQKLTKNEVLSHCPTFKGDDLDGGFMYYDARADDARLTLALARTAAFHGAAVLNGAKVTDIVRSNGKVHGIVAEVGNQEIRAKSGVVIMATGVWLRDWTGAGKDVDAPNIRPAKGVHVAVPWMKIRNDCTVTIPVPGRNRRATITRWGETSYLGTTDEDYTGDLDDVNCTREELDFLLDGARSALNVDIEPEDALGSIGGCRPLVAPPGGKTLEVKRNHEIRTDHDGLVTVVGGKLTTSRHMAEQTVDAAQKVLGQKRRCRTKNARLLGAAGYDAEAIVASGGLASHLGERYGTEARFVGDILDARPELGKPVVQGLPFLEAEVVYSARHELARSVDDILSRRTRARIMARDASARAAARVGELLGSELGLSKTEVARQVTEYEKHTAHERAVLMGESK, encoded by the coding sequence ATGATTGGATTGCCCTCGCGGAAGCCACAGGCTGAACGCGCACGGCTGACATCTGAGACGCCGCTGGATCTCCGGCGCGCAGATCAGATCGCAAAAATCGACGGTGCGACCTTCGACATGATTGTCGTCGGCGGCGGCATAACCGGCGCATACACCGCTATGGACGCGGCATTGCGCGGCTACAGCGTCGCTCTGCTGGAAAAGGACGACTTCGCATCCGGAACATCATCGAAGTCGTCGAAAATGATTCACGGCGGCCTGAGGTACATCGAGCAGGGCAACCTGCCACTGGTTCGCCACTCACTGCTGGAACGACAACGTCTGCGTAAGAATGCCGCGCACCTTGTGCAGCGGCTGCCTTTCCTGTTCCCGGTGCTGTCGCGCAACGGCGTATTTGACCGCCGACTTGCCGCCGGTTTCGAGAGCCTGCTGTGGACGTACGACCTCGCCGGCGGCTGGCGCGAGGGCGTTCTGCACCAGAAACTGACGAAAAACGAAGTCCTCTCGCATTGCCCGACCTTCAAAGGAGACGACCTCGACGGCGGCTTCATGTACTACGACGCCCGCGCCGATGACGCCCGGCTTACCCTCGCGCTGGCTCGCACGGCAGCCTTCCATGGTGCCGCCGTGCTGAACGGGGCCAAGGTCACCGACATCGTCCGCAGCAACGGCAAGGTTCACGGCATCGTCGCCGAGGTCGGCAACCAGGAGATCAGAGCGAAATCAGGTGTGGTCATCATGGCGACCGGAGTCTGGCTCCGTGACTGGACCGGTGCCGGCAAGGATGTCGACGCGCCCAATATCCGCCCGGCCAAGGGTGTGCATGTGGCCGTGCCCTGGATGAAGATCCGAAATGACTGCACGGTGACAATTCCGGTGCCTGGGCGCAATCGACGAGCAACGATTACCCGGTGGGGTGAAACGTCCTATCTCGGCACCACGGACGAGGACTACACCGGAGATCTCGACGACGTGAACTGCACGAGGGAAGAACTCGACTTCCTGCTCGATGGCGCCCGGTCCGCGCTCAATGTCGACATCGAGCCGGAGGATGCACTCGGCAGCATTGGCGGGTGCAGGCCACTCGTCGCGCCGCCTGGTGGCAAGACCCTTGAGGTGAAGCGCAATCACGAAATCCGGACGGACCATGACGGCCTGGTGACCGTGGTGGGCGGAAAGCTGACCACCTCGCGGCATATGGCTGAGCAGACCGTCGACGCAGCCCAGAAGGTTCTTGGACAGAAACGGCGATGCAGGACCAAGAACGCCCGCCTTCTCGGGGCCGCCGGCTATGACGCCGAAGCCATCGTCGCTTCGGGCGGTCTCGCCTCACACCTTGGTGAGAGGTACGGAACCGAAGCACGGTTCGTCGGCGACATCCTTGATGCGCGGCCAGAGCTCGGAAAGCCGGTCGTGCAGGGCCTGCCGTTCCTTGAGGCCGAAGTCGTCTACTCCGCACGTCATGAGTTGGCCCGCAGCGTTGACGACATATTGTCCCGGCGGACACGAGCCAGAATCATGGCCCGCGATGCCTCAGCCAGGGCAGCGGCCAGGGTCGGCGAGTTGCTCGGCTCCGAGCTGGGATTGTCAAAGACCGAGGTCGCCCGTCAGGTGACCGAATATGAAAAACACACCGCGCACGAACGCGCAGTTCTGATGGGGGAGTCCAAGTGA
- a CDS encoding FAD-binding oxidoreductase, producing MISKEAVKRGYNRGNYTVGAPTQPAYAQDFDTVVGEASFQTSPVRVEEATIEALQTAADEVIVDPIEVIRGTRDWWAGSMVAETGGSPATPTAVIVKVSSTEQVQAVMRIADQAEVPVTVSAGRSNVTGAALPVNGGIVLDVCGLDRFGSFDQESQIIEVEAGVFGDIFEETIQREYGMTMGHWPSSYGISTVGGWVACRGAGQLSTRYGKIEDMVYGLEVVLANGDLITVGDSARAAVGPDLAQLFIGSEGTLGVITRVRFKLHRLPDYGRAIAYGFESFSAGLEACRQILQQGANPAALRLYDELESGVQFDLPETNVLLIADEGPRELVDAGLAICERACDPTGVRLGADGIFEKWLDTRYLTGKSAEGFTKGPGFVGDTLEMIGRWRDLPAIYDEVVAAINSIPGTLAGSAHQSHAYVDGACLYFSLRGNVDVDRRAEWYRTAWDAANAVILKYGATLSHHHGVGLLRAPYMKESLGGGLDVMRSIKESLDPKGLLNPGKLGL from the coding sequence GTGATCAGCAAAGAGGCAGTCAAGCGCGGCTACAATCGCGGCAATTACACGGTCGGCGCCCCGACCCAACCGGCATACGCTCAGGACTTCGATACCGTCGTCGGTGAGGCGTCCTTCCAGACCTCCCCGGTCCGGGTTGAGGAAGCGACGATCGAGGCGCTTCAGACAGCGGCGGACGAGGTCATCGTCGACCCCATCGAGGTGATCAGGGGCACCCGGGATTGGTGGGCGGGCAGCATGGTCGCGGAAACCGGCGGTTCACCGGCGACCCCGACCGCCGTCATCGTCAAGGTCTCTTCCACCGAGCAGGTACAGGCTGTGATGCGGATCGCCGATCAGGCCGAGGTCCCCGTCACGGTCTCGGCCGGACGCAGCAACGTGACCGGTGCGGCACTGCCGGTGAACGGTGGGATCGTGCTCGATGTCTGCGGCCTGGACAGGTTCGGCAGCTTCGATCAGGAGAGCCAGATCATCGAGGTCGAGGCCGGTGTGTTCGGCGACATCTTCGAAGAAACCATTCAGCGCGAATACGGCATGACCATGGGCCACTGGCCATCCTCCTACGGCATCAGCACTGTCGGCGGCTGGGTGGCCTGTCGGGGCGCAGGTCAACTATCAACTCGTTACGGCAAGATCGAAGACATGGTTTACGGCCTGGAGGTCGTATTGGCAAACGGTGATCTGATTACAGTAGGCGACAGCGCCCGCGCCGCCGTCGGCCCAGACCTTGCCCAGCTCTTCATCGGCTCGGAAGGCACGCTTGGCGTGATAACCCGAGTCAGGTTCAAACTGCATCGACTACCCGACTACGGCCGCGCCATCGCCTACGGCTTCGAGAGTTTTAGCGCTGGACTCGAAGCGTGCCGGCAGATTCTGCAGCAGGGCGCGAATCCGGCCGCGCTCCGCCTGTACGACGAACTGGAGAGCGGCGTGCAGTTCGACCTCCCCGAAACCAACGTCCTTCTGATCGCAGACGAAGGGCCGCGCGAGCTCGTGGATGCAGGTCTCGCGATTTGTGAGCGGGCCTGCGATCCGACCGGTGTCCGGCTCGGAGCCGACGGCATCTTCGAAAAGTGGCTCGACACCCGGTACCTCACCGGGAAGAGCGCCGAGGGCTTCACGAAGGGACCGGGCTTTGTCGGCGACACGCTGGAGATGATCGGACGCTGGCGGGATCTTCCTGCCATTTACGATGAGGTTGTTGCTGCGATCAACTCGATCCCGGGGACCCTTGCCGGCTCGGCGCATCAGTCGCACGCCTACGTTGACGGGGCGTGCCTTTACTTCTCCCTTCGAGGCAACGTGGATGTCGATCGGCGGGCGGAGTGGTACAGGACGGCCTGGGACGCGGCGAACGCAGTGATTCTGAAGTATGGAGCAACGCTTAGCCACCACCATGGCGTGGGACTGTTGCGCGCGCCGTACATGAAGGAGTCGCTGGGAGGAGGCCTCGATGTCATGCGTTCGATCAAGGAAAGCCTCGACCCGAAGGGCCTTTTGAATCCCGGCAAGCTCGGTCTGTGA